Part of the Candidatus Cloacimonas sp. genome, AAGTAAAAAATACGGTATTTTGGGCTTAGCCCGCAGTGGTATTGCGGCTGCCTTTAAACTGAAGGAATTGGGAATTACTCCCTTTTTAAGCGAATTGCGTCCAGCTGCGGAAATTACAGGAGCAGAGCAATTAATAAAGAACTTTCCCTGTGAGTTTGGTGGCCATACAGATAAACTACTGCAGTGTGATTGTTTAATTGTTAGTCCCGGTATTCCTCTAAATACTCCCATTATCCAAAAAGCAAAAGATAGAAACATTGACTTGATAAGCGAAATTGAATTGGGTTACAGGATAAAAGCAGAGGACTCCAAAATTATTGCTGTTACCGGTTCCAACGGGAAAAGCACAACCGTTAGTTTGATTCAGCATATTTTACAGCAGATAGGCAAAAAGTCAATTCTCGCAGGCAATATTGGTGATGCTTTTTGCAGTTACAGCATTGAAAAACCAGGGATAGAGTATATCGTTCTGGAAATAAGCAGTTTCCAGTTAGACCTGATAAAAGATTTTAAACCTGATGTGGCTGTGCTGCTAAATATTACTCCCGACCATATAAACCGGTATAATTCATTTAACGATTATGTGTTAAGCAAGATGAACATTTTTCGCAATCAAAAGGAAACAGATACGGCAGTACTTTTTTGGGACTCCCCGGAAATTATGCGTTACGCTAAAAACATAAATGCCAGAAAGCTTTATTTTTCCTTATCCGCTAAGGATAATATTGCTGCCTTCTTAACGGCTAACTACATCCAATTCGGGTCTGAAACCAAAGTGCCTCTATCCAATTTTGAAATAAAGGGACCTCATAATTATGCTAATGCAATGGCTGCAATGCTGGCAGTTTTTGCGTTAATACCTAATGCACAGATAATTGCAGAAGCGGTAAAAGGTTTTAAAGCCCTTCCACACCGTCTGGAATATGTCGGCTCGGTTAAAGGTGTTTCTTTTTACAACGATTCTAAAGCTACAAATACTGATTCGGTGCGAAGTGCATTATACAGTTTTACTGAACCTATTCGTATTATTATGGGCGGTTCGGATAAAGGAGAGGACTATAGTGTCCTAACTGCAGATTTGCAGAAAACAGTTACAAAAGCATATTTAACCGGTGCAACCAGAGAAAAGATGTATCAGACCTGGTTGCATAAAATTCCTCTGGAATGTATTGCGGATTTTGAGACCGCGGTTCGGAAAGCATTTAGCGATTCCCGCGAAGGCGATGTAATTGTTTTATCACCCGCTTGTGCCAGTTTTGACCGTTTTCTGAATTATGAAGAACGGGGAAATTTCTTTAAAGAGATTGTAACGAGGATT contains:
- the murD gene encoding UDP-N-acetylmuramoyl-L-alanine--D-glutamate ligase, which translates into the protein MLDKSKKYGILGLARSGIAAAFKLKELGITPFLSELRPAAEITGAEQLIKNFPCEFGGHTDKLLQCDCLIVSPGIPLNTPIIQKAKDRNIDLISEIELGYRIKAEDSKIIAVTGSNGKSTTVSLIQHILQQIGKKSILAGNIGDAFCSYSIEKPGIEYIVLEISSFQLDLIKDFKPDVAVLLNITPDHINRYNSFNDYVLSKMNIFRNQKETDTAVLFWDSPEIMRYAKNINARKLYFSLSAKDNIAAFLTANYIQFGSETKVPLSNFEIKGPHNYANAMAAMLAVFALIPNAQIIAEAVKGFKALPHRLEYVGSVKGVSFYNDSKATNTDSVRSALYSFTEPIRIIMGGSDKGEDYSVLTADLQKTVTKAYLTGATREKMYQTWLHKIPLECIADFETAVRKAFSDSREGDVIVLSPACASFDRFLNYEERGNFFKEIVTRIINENSQK